A window of the Streptomyces sp. NBC_00454 genome harbors these coding sequences:
- a CDS encoding aminoglycoside phosphotransferase family protein, translated as MLCHGDLHLGQLVRIGGPAGWQWRLIDVDDLGLGAPAWDLARPAAWYAAGLLDPPTWLRFLDAYRAAGGPAAGPPGSDPWPELDVAARALTVQTAALALAKAAREERRLDDVERLMVDACARIAALPADLEAMAPS; from the coding sequence GTGCTGTGTCACGGGGACCTGCACCTGGGGCAGTTGGTTCGGATCGGCGGTCCGGCGGGGTGGCAGTGGAGGCTCATCGACGTCGACGACCTCGGACTCGGTGCCCCGGCCTGGGATCTCGCCCGGCCGGCGGCCTGGTACGCCGCCGGGCTGCTCGATCCGCCGACCTGGCTGCGCTTTCTCGACGCCTACCGCGCCGCGGGCGGCCCCGCCGCCGGTCCGCCCGGCAGCGACCCCTGGCCGGAACTCGATGTCGCCGCCCGGGCGCTCACCGTGCAGACGGCCGCACTGGCCCTGGCCAAGGCGGCCCGGGAGGAGCGCCGACTGGACGACGTGGAGCGACTGATGGTGGATGCCTGTGCCCGAATTGCGGCTCTCCCGGCCGACTTGGAGGCAATGGCTCCGTCGTAG
- a CDS encoding aminotransferase class IV yields the protein MRIWLDGALRDADDAKVSVFDHGLTVGDGVFETLKAEHGTTFALTRHLERLTRSARGLGLPDPDLDEVRRACAAVLEANPVPLGRLRVTYTGGVSPLGSDRGETGPTLIVALAGSTRRPDTTAVITVPWVRNERSAVTGLKTTSYAENVVALAAAHRAGASEALFANTVGRLCEGTGSNVFLVLDGELHTPPVASGCLGGITRALVAEWSGAKETDLPFEALEQAEEVFLTSSLRDVQAVVRIDGRELGSAPGPVTAEAMRIFDARSAEDADPAS from the coding sequence GTGAGGATCTGGCTCGACGGAGCACTGCGGGACGCCGACGACGCGAAGGTGTCCGTGTTCGACCACGGCCTCACCGTCGGCGACGGGGTCTTCGAGACGCTCAAGGCGGAGCACGGCACGACCTTCGCCCTCACCCGCCACCTGGAGCGGCTGACCCGCTCCGCCCGGGGCCTGGGCCTCCCGGACCCCGACCTGGACGAGGTCCGCCGCGCCTGCGCGGCCGTACTGGAGGCCAACCCGGTCCCGCTCGGCCGGCTGCGCGTGACCTACACCGGGGGAGTCTCCCCGCTCGGCTCCGACCGGGGCGAGACCGGCCCGACGCTGATCGTCGCCCTGGCCGGGTCCACCCGCCGCCCGGACACCACCGCCGTCATCACCGTGCCCTGGGTGCGCAACGAGCGCTCCGCCGTGACCGGCCTGAAGACCACCTCGTACGCCGAGAACGTGGTCGCGCTCGCCGCAGCCCACCGGGCCGGAGCCTCCGAGGCTCTCTTCGCCAACACGGTCGGGCGCCTCTGCGAGGGCACCGGCTCCAACGTGTTCCTCGTCCTCGACGGGGAACTGCACACCCCGCCCGTCGCCTCCGGCTGCCTCGGCGGCATCACCCGCGCCCTCGTCGCCGAGTGGTCCGGGGCCAAGGAGACCGACCTGCCCTTCGAGGCGCTGGAGCAGGCCGAGGAGGTCTTCCTGACCTCCTCGCTGCGCGATGTCCAGGCCGTCGTACGGATCGACGGGCGCGAGCTGGGCTCCGCCCCCGGCCCCGTCACCGCCGAGGCCATGCGGATCTTCGACGCCCGCTCCGCCGAGGACGCCGACCCCGCGTCCTGA
- a CDS encoding serine/threonine-protein kinase produces MAMMRLRREDPRVVGSFRLHRRLGAGGMGVVYLGSDRRGQRVALKVIRPDLAEDQEFRSRFAREVSAARRIRGGCTARLVAADLEAERPWFATQYVPGPSLHDKVAEEGPLTASQIASIGAALSEGLVAVHEAGVVHRDLKPSNILLSPKGPRIIDFGIAWATGASTLTHVGTAVGSPGFLAPEQVRGAAVTPATDVFSLGATLAYAATADSPFGHGSSEVMLYRVVHEEPHLQGVPDALAPLVRACLAKDPEDRPTTLQLSMRLKEIAAREAHGLGESRPPAQRARTERPTGRLAEGYADQRAELRTGGNPTPQPQGPGPSQGQGGGQGGQGPQSGPHSRPSSARGTGSRGPGSTAGRTGGRPAPRTTGTGRRPSRPDPKLMRQRLIVFVVVTLIVALGIAAAQKL; encoded by the coding sequence ATGGCGATGATGCGGCTCCGGCGCGAGGACCCGCGTGTCGTCGGCTCGTTCAGGCTGCACCGACGCCTCGGCGCCGGCGGCATGGGCGTCGTCTACCTGGGCTCCGACCGGCGCGGACAGCGCGTCGCACTCAAGGTGATCCGGCCCGATCTGGCCGAGGACCAGGAGTTCCGCTCCCGCTTCGCCCGCGAGGTGTCCGCCGCCCGGCGGATCCGCGGCGGATGCACCGCGCGCCTGGTCGCCGCGGACCTGGAGGCCGAGCGCCCCTGGTTCGCCACCCAGTACGTGCCCGGGCCCTCCCTGCACGACAAGGTGGCCGAGGAAGGCCCGCTGACGGCCTCGCAGATCGCCTCCATCGGCGCAGCGCTCTCCGAAGGCCTGGTCGCCGTGCACGAGGCGGGGGTCGTCCACCGCGACCTCAAGCCCTCGAACATTCTTCTGTCCCCCAAGGGCCCGCGCATCATCGACTTCGGGATCGCCTGGGCCACCGGCGCGAGCACCCTCACCCACGTGGGAACGGCCGTCGGCTCCCCCGGGTTCCTGGCGCCCGAGCAGGTGCGCGGAGCCGCGGTCACCCCGGCCACGGACGTCTTCTCGCTCGGCGCCACCCTCGCCTACGCGGCCACCGCCGACTCCCCCTTCGGGCACGGCAGTTCCGAGGTCATGCTCTACCGCGTGGTGCACGAGGAACCGCACCTCCAGGGTGTCCCGGACGCCCTCGCGCCCCTCGTACGGGCCTGCCTGGCCAAGGACCCCGAGGACCGGCCGACCACGCTCCAGCTGTCCATGCGGCTCAAGGAGATCGCGGCCCGCGAGGCGCACGGGCTGGGCGAGAGCCGTCCGCCGGCGCAGCGGGCCCGCACCGAGCGGCCGACGGGGCGCCTCGCCGAGGGGTACGCCGACCAGCGCGCGGAGCTCCGTACCGGCGGCAACCCCACGCCGCAGCCCCAGGGGCCGGGACCGTCCCAGGGACAGGGCGGCGGCCAGGGCGGGCAGGGACCGCAGAGCGGACCGCACTCGCGGCCCTCGTCGGCGCGGGGCACCGGCTCGCGGGGCCCCGGCTCCACCGCCGGGCGCACGGGCGGCCGCCCGGCTCCCCGTACGACGGGCACGGGGCGGCGGCCTTCGCGGCCGGACCCGAAGCTGATGCGCCAGCGCCTGATCGTCTTCGTCGTGGTGACGCTGATCGTCGCGCTGGGCATCGCGGCCGCCCAGAAGCTCTAG
- a CDS encoding SsgA family sporulation/cell division regulator translates to MNTTVSCELHLRLVVSSESSLPVPAGLRYDTADPYAVHATFHTGAEETVEWVFARDLLAEGLHRPTGTGDVRVWPSRSHGQGVVCIALSSPEGEALLEAPARALESFLKRTDAAVPPGTEHRHFDLDKELSHILAES, encoded by the coding sequence ATGAACACCACGGTCAGCTGCGAGCTGCACCTGCGCCTCGTTGTGTCGAGCGAGTCCTCACTGCCTGTTCCCGCGGGCCTGCGGTATGACACGGCCGATCCCTACGCCGTGCACGCCACCTTCCACACCGGCGCCGAGGAGACGGTCGAATGGGTATTCGCCCGCGACCTCCTCGCCGAGGGCCTTCACCGGCCCACCGGTACCGGCGACGTCCGCGTATGGCCGTCCCGTAGCCACGGTCAGGGAGTCGTCTGCATCGCCCTGAGCTCACCGGAGGGAGAAGCACTGCTCGAAGCACCCGCCCGAGCACTCGAATCGTTCCTCAAGCGGACGGACGCCGCGGTTCCACCTGGGACCGAACACCGGCACTTCGACCTCGACAAGGAGCTCTCCCACATCCTGGCCGAATCCTGA
- a CDS encoding TIGR02611 family protein — protein MNTGSDRETNESATESAATEPAAGAAAATGAAAKEEAPHVSKAPAFIKARRGLHLSWQVGVFVVGLAVIGAGIAMLVLPGPGWVAIFAGLAIWATEFAWAHLVLRWTKRKVSEAAQKALDPRVRRRNIILTSVGLVIAGALIGFYLWKYGLVLPWNLKDQ, from the coding sequence ATGAACACGGGGAGTGACCGCGAGACCAACGAGTCCGCAACCGAGTCCGCCGCCACCGAGCCTGCCGCCGGGGCCGCCGCCGCTACCGGGGCCGCCGCCAAGGAGGAAGCGCCGCACGTCTCCAAGGCGCCCGCCTTCATCAAGGCCCGCCGCGGGCTGCACCTGAGCTGGCAGGTCGGAGTCTTCGTCGTCGGCCTCGCCGTCATCGGCGCCGGCATCGCCATGCTCGTCCTGCCCGGCCCCGGCTGGGTCGCGATCTTCGCTGGCCTCGCGATCTGGGCCACCGAGTTCGCCTGGGCCCACCTCGTCCTGCGCTGGACCAAGCGCAAGGTCAGCGAGGCCGCGCAGAAGGCCCTCGACCCCCGGGTCCGCCGCCGCAACATCATCCTGACCAGCGTCGGCCTCGTCATCGCGGGCGCCCTGATCGGCTTCTACCTCTGGAAGTACGGGCTCGTCCTGCCCTGGAACCTCAAGGACCAGTGA
- a CDS encoding zf-TFIIB domain-containing protein produces MQCPKCHAMMHTYNRNGVQIEQCSGCRGIFLDYGELEALTRLESQYTAQYGQVPPPAAPPAPAPYPAQHAPAPAWGAPQQGGYGHGQGHGHGHGHGHGHGHGHGHHKGGFGRMLFSS; encoded by the coding sequence ATGCAGTGTCCGAAGTGCCACGCGATGATGCACACGTACAACCGCAACGGTGTCCAGATAGAGCAGTGCAGCGGCTGTCGCGGCATCTTCCTCGACTACGGCGAGCTCGAAGCACTGACCCGCCTGGAGTCCCAGTACACGGCCCAGTACGGCCAGGTCCCGCCGCCCGCCGCGCCGCCGGCCCCGGCGCCGTACCCGGCCCAGCACGCCCCGGCGCCCGCCTGGGGAGCCCCGCAGCAGGGCGGCTACGGCCACGGCCAGGGACACGGTCACGGCCACGGACACGGTCACGGCCACGGCCACGGTCACGGCCACCACAAGGGCGGCTTCGGCCGGATGCTCTTCTCCTCCTGA
- a CDS encoding DsbA family protein, whose amino-acid sequence MTDSVILDVWCELQCPDCNSALDDVRALRARYGDRLDIRLRHFPLEKHKHAFAAAQAAEEAVEQGQGWPYVEAVLARTAELGKRGEAVLVDVARELGLDAEEFDTALIDGRHILIVDADQAEGKAIGVTGTPTYVIDGQRLDGGKSQEGLRARIEEIADRLLAE is encoded by the coding sequence ATGACCGATTCCGTGATCCTCGATGTCTGGTGCGAACTCCAGTGCCCGGACTGCAACAGCGCCCTGGACGACGTACGCGCCCTGCGGGCCCGCTACGGCGACCGGCTGGACATCCGGCTGCGCCACTTCCCGCTGGAGAAGCACAAGCACGCCTTCGCCGCCGCGCAGGCGGCCGAGGAGGCCGTCGAGCAGGGTCAGGGCTGGCCGTACGTGGAGGCCGTGCTCGCCCGCACCGCGGAGCTCGGCAAGCGCGGCGAGGCCGTACTCGTCGACGTGGCGCGTGAACTCGGCCTGGATGCCGAGGAGTTCGACACCGCCCTGATCGACGGCCGGCACATCCTGATCGTGGACGCCGACCAGGCCGAGGGCAAGGCGATCGGCGTCACCGGCACCCCGACGTACGTGATCGACGGCCAGCGCCTCGACGGCGGCAAGAGCCAGGAGGGCCTGCGCGCCCGCATCGAGGAGATCGCCGACCGACTGCTGGCGGAGTAG
- the cobA gene encoding uroporphyrinogen-III C-methyltransferase: protein MADTPAYPVGLRLKGRRVVVIGGGQVAQRRLPALIAAGADVLLVSPSATPSVDAMAETGEIRWERRRYEVGDLAGAWYALIATRDRAANDAASAEAERERVWCVRADDAEAATAWTPATGRVEGVTVAVLTGNDPRRSASVRDAIVEGLRDGTLAARGHRHHTPGVSLVGGGPGDPDLITVRGRRLLAEADVVIADRLGPRDLLDELGPHVEVIDAAKIPYGRFMAQEAINNALIEHAKAGKAVVRLKGGDPYVFGRGMEELQALAEAGIACTVVPGISSSISVPGAAGIPVTHRGVAHEFTVVSGHVGPDDPRSLVDWASLAKLTGTLVVLMGVDKIGLIAEALVRHGRPADTAVAVIQEGTTASQRRVDATLATVGETVRAQEVRPPAVIVIGDVVKVHRPAAE from the coding sequence ATGGCCGACACCCCCGCCTACCCCGTCGGACTCCGCCTCAAGGGCCGCCGCGTCGTCGTCATCGGCGGCGGCCAGGTCGCCCAGCGCCGCCTCCCCGCGCTCATCGCGGCCGGCGCCGACGTCCTGCTCGTCTCCCCCTCCGCCACCCCCTCCGTGGACGCCATGGCGGAGACCGGCGAGATCCGCTGGGAGCGCCGCCGCTACGAGGTCGGCGACCTGGCCGGCGCCTGGTACGCCCTCATCGCCACCCGGGACCGCGCGGCCAACGACGCCGCCTCCGCCGAAGCCGAGCGCGAGCGGGTCTGGTGCGTCCGCGCCGACGACGCCGAGGCCGCCACCGCCTGGACCCCGGCCACCGGCCGCGTGGAGGGCGTCACCGTCGCCGTGCTGACCGGCAACGACCCCCGCCGCTCCGCCTCCGTCCGCGACGCCATCGTCGAGGGCCTGCGCGACGGCACCCTCGCCGCCCGCGGCCACCGCCACCACACCCCCGGCGTCTCCCTCGTCGGCGGCGGACCCGGCGACCCCGACCTGATCACGGTCCGCGGCCGCCGCCTCCTCGCCGAGGCCGACGTGGTCATCGCCGACCGGCTGGGCCCCCGTGACCTCCTCGACGAGCTCGGGCCGCACGTGGAGGTCATCGACGCCGCGAAGATCCCGTACGGCCGTTTCATGGCCCAGGAGGCCATCAACAACGCCCTCATCGAGCACGCCAAGGCCGGCAAGGCCGTGGTCCGGCTCAAGGGCGGCGACCCGTACGTCTTCGGGCGCGGCATGGAGGAGCTCCAGGCCCTCGCCGAGGCCGGTATCGCCTGCACCGTCGTCCCGGGCATCTCCAGCTCCATCTCCGTGCCCGGCGCGGCCGGCATCCCGGTCACGCACCGCGGCGTGGCGCACGAGTTCACCGTGGTCAGCGGCCACGTCGGCCCCGACGACCCGCGCTCCCTCGTGGACTGGGCCTCCCTCGCCAAGCTCACCGGCACCCTGGTCGTCCTCATGGGCGTGGACAAGATCGGCCTGATCGCCGAGGCACTGGTGCGCCACGGCCGCCCCGCCGACACCGCGGTCGCCGTCATCCAGGAGGGCACCACCGCCTCCCAGCGCCGCGTGGACGCCACCTTGGCCACGGTCGGCGAGACCGTCAGGGCCCAGGAGGTGCGTCCGCCCGCCGTCATCGTCATCGGCGACGTGGTCAAGGTGCACCGGCCCGCCGCCGAGTAG
- a CDS encoding chorismate-binding protein, with product MHDLPPLARFGGLLATDLRDVTHDPAALESTGFWAVAADFEGRLVCARFGDIRPDPVPAPVPGAWTGPDADQWTSSLDRAQYIAGVRRIREHIEAGEVYQANLCRVMSAPLPEPPGAGGTADVDALTALLARGNPAPYAGTIRLPAHGVEIATASPELYLRRTGRHVESGPIKGTGRTAADLLPKDHAENVMIVDLVRNDLGRVCATGSVAVPELCALEEHPGLVHLVSTVTGELAEGAGWPELLAATFPPGSVTGAPKSSALRIIEALETAPRGPYCGGIGWVDADRGTAELAVGIRTFWIDRETPGGPRLCFGTGAGITWGSDPDREWAETELKAARLLRVASGEIAAHTSETRAT from the coding sequence GTGCACGACCTGCCTCCCCTCGCCCGCTTCGGCGGCCTTCTCGCGACCGATCTCCGAGATGTCACCCATGACCCCGCCGCCCTGGAGTCCACCGGCTTCTGGGCGGTCGCCGCCGACTTCGAGGGGCGGCTCGTCTGCGCGCGCTTCGGAGACATACGCCCCGACCCGGTGCCGGCGCCCGTCCCGGGGGCCTGGACCGGCCCCGACGCCGACCAGTGGACCTCCTCCCTCGACCGTGCCCAGTACATTGCGGGCGTGCGCCGCATCCGCGAGCACATCGAGGCGGGCGAGGTCTACCAGGCCAACCTCTGCCGCGTGATGTCCGCGCCCCTTCCCGAGCCGCCCGGTGCCGGCGGCACCGCCGATGTTGACGCCCTGACCGCGCTGCTCGCGCGCGGCAACCCGGCCCCGTACGCAGGAACGATTCGCCTGCCGGCCCACGGCGTGGAGATCGCCACTGCGTCCCCCGAGCTCTACCTGCGCCGCACCGGCCGCCACGTCGAGTCCGGCCCCATCAAGGGCACCGGCCGAACCGCCGCGGACCTGCTGCCCAAGGACCACGCCGAGAACGTGATGATCGTGGACCTCGTACGCAACGACCTCGGCCGGGTGTGCGCCACCGGATCCGTCGCCGTGCCCGAGCTGTGCGCCCTCGAAGAGCACCCTGGCCTGGTCCACCTCGTCTCCACCGTCACCGGAGAACTCGCCGAGGGGGCCGGCTGGCCCGAGCTGCTGGCAGCCACCTTCCCGCCCGGCTCGGTCACCGGTGCCCCCAAATCCTCCGCCCTGCGGATCATCGAGGCCCTGGAGACCGCCCCGCGCGGCCCCTACTGCGGCGGCATCGGCTGGGTGGACGCCGACCGGGGCACCGCCGAGCTCGCCGTCGGCATCCGGACCTTCTGGATCGACCGCGAGACCCCCGGCGGCCCCCGTCTCTGCTTCGGCACCGGCGCCGGGATCACCTGGGGCTCCGACCCCGACCGGGAGTGGGCCGAGACCGAGCTGAAGGCCGCCCGCCTGCTGCGGGTAGCGTCAGGGGAGATCGCGGCGCACACGAGCGAAACGCGGGCGACTTGA
- a CDS encoding TrmH family RNA methyltransferase: MADLITVEDPDDPRLRDYTGLTDVELRRRREPAEGLFIAEGEKVIRRAKDAGYEMRSMLLSAKWVDVMRDVIDELPAPVYAVSPELAERVTGYHVHRGALASMQRKPLPTAEELLATTRRVVIMEAVNDHTNIGAIFRSAAALGMDAVLLSPDCADPLYRRSVKVSMGAVFSVPYARLEAWPKSLDSVREAGFKLLALTPHQKASPIDEAAPQNLERVALMLGAEGDGLSTQALVAADEWVRIPMAHGVDSLNVGAAAAVAFYAVASGRP, encoded by the coding sequence GTGGCTGATCTCATCACCGTCGAGGACCCCGACGACCCGCGCCTGCGCGACTACACGGGCCTGACCGACGTAGAACTCCGGCGCAGGCGCGAGCCCGCGGAAGGTCTCTTCATCGCAGAGGGCGAGAAGGTGATCAGACGCGCCAAGGACGCCGGCTACGAGATGCGCTCGATGCTGCTCTCCGCCAAGTGGGTCGACGTCATGCGCGACGTCATCGACGAGCTCCCGGCCCCGGTCTACGCCGTCAGCCCGGAGCTCGCCGAACGCGTCACCGGCTACCACGTGCACCGCGGCGCCCTCGCCTCGATGCAGCGCAAGCCGCTGCCCACGGCCGAGGAACTGCTGGCCACCACCCGGCGCGTGGTCATCATGGAGGCGGTGAACGACCACACCAACATCGGCGCCATCTTCCGCAGCGCCGCCGCCCTCGGCATGGACGCGGTGCTGCTCTCGCCCGACTGTGCGGACCCGCTCTACCGGCGCTCGGTCAAGGTCTCCATGGGCGCGGTGTTCTCCGTGCCCTACGCCCGCCTGGAGGCCTGGCCCAAGAGCCTGGACTCGGTCCGCGAGGCCGGCTTCAAGCTCCTGGCGCTCACCCCGCACCAGAAGGCCTCGCCGATCGACGAGGCCGCCCCGCAGAACCTGGAACGGGTCGCGCTGATGCTGGGCGCGGAGGGGGACGGGCTCTCGACGCAGGCCCTGGTCGCCGCCGACGAATGGGTACGGATCCCGATGGCGCACGGGGTGGACTCGCTGAACGTGGGTGCGGCCGCGGCCGTCGCCTTCTACGCGGTGGCCAGCGGCCGCCCGTAG
- a CDS encoding GNAT family N-acetyltransferase, protein MTTTLRPSGPLQQSTGGARSRPYEIRVNSRRVGALLLAADTPFGPTVAEIRDLAVEEPDRRRGRATVAALAAEEVLRSWGCRRVRVSVPAGSAGGLRMADSLGYAEYSRNMAKELPAEPPALPEGVAGRPMTEAEFGIWLAGARESYAQSWIGRGMPAQAAHAKSVADHASLLPGGLATGGVSFGVLEAAGTPVGTVWVAPSGEASYVFDVAVAEEHRGRGYGRGLMLLAERTALAAGHRVLALHVFTDNTPALRLYESLGYRTTDFNYAKDLI, encoded by the coding sequence ATGACCACCACCCTGCGGCCGAGCGGGCCGCTTCAGCAGAGCACCGGCGGGGCGCGCTCGCGCCCGTACGAGATCCGCGTCAACAGCAGGCGCGTCGGCGCCCTGCTGCTCGCCGCCGACACCCCCTTCGGGCCGACGGTCGCCGAGATCCGCGACCTCGCCGTCGAGGAGCCCGACCGGCGGCGCGGCCGCGCCACGGTCGCCGCGCTCGCCGCCGAGGAAGTGCTGCGGAGCTGGGGCTGCCGGCGGGTCCGCGTCTCGGTCCCCGCCGGCTCGGCGGGCGGCCTGCGGATGGCCGACTCCCTCGGGTACGCCGAGTACAGCCGCAACATGGCCAAGGAGCTCCCGGCCGAGCCGCCCGCGCTGCCCGAGGGGGTCGCCGGCCGCCCGATGACGGAGGCCGAGTTCGGGATCTGGCTCGCCGGAGCGCGGGAGAGCTACGCCCAGAGCTGGATCGGCCGCGGCATGCCGGCGCAGGCCGCGCACGCCAAGTCGGTGGCCGACCACGCATCCCTGCTGCCCGGGGGGCTGGCCACCGGGGGAGTCAGCTTCGGCGTCCTGGAGGCGGCCGGCACGCCCGTCGGCACCGTGTGGGTCGCGCCGAGCGGGGAGGCCTCGTACGTCTTCGACGTCGCGGTGGCCGAGGAGCACCGCGGCCGCGGCTACGGCCGGGGCCTGATGCTCCTCGCGGAACGGACGGCGCTCGCCGCCGGCCACCGGGTGCTCGCGCTGCACGTCTTCACGGACAACACCCCGGCCCTGCGGCTCTACGAGTCCCTCGGCTACCGGACGACCGACTTCAACTACGCCAAGGACCTGATCTAG